In Fluviicola sp., the sequence TTTGGCGGGAAGGAATTCGGCACTTCATTCCTGAGTTTCGACCAGGTTGAACAACAAGAACATTGGAAAACGATCCATCCGAAAACGGAAACAAATACACCGCTGCGAATTTCGGGCAGCAGGTCCCATCATTCCGGGAATGACCTGAAGTTCAACGAATCCATGCGGCAGATTTTCGGGGAAGTGGAATTTACTAAAATGGGAAGCGCCTTAAAGTTTTTCGACCTGGCGTTGGGAAAAGCAGATGTTTACCCGAGATTTGCACCGACTATGGAATGGGATATCGCTGCCGGGCAAGCAATCATTGAAGCATTGGGCGGAAGCGTGGTACATGCAGAAACGGATCAGCCGCTCCGGTATAATAAAGAGAACTTGTACAATCCTTATTTCATTGTGAAAACCAAACCTGTTATTGAGCGATTGACTAAATGAAAATATTCCTGAACATCTTTTTTTCATGTTTGCTGGCTTCCACTGTTCTCGGACAGGAATACCGTGTGTTGCCAATCGAAACATACTTTAAAGATGCTTCTTTTTTCACCGACTCTTCCTTCGCACCCGTTTTCCCGGTAACCGATAACCAGGTGAATTATTACGGCGCAACCAAAGAAAATAAAACCCGGTACTCAAACATCGGTTATTACATCTATCAGCGGGAACTGATCCAGTTTGTCCGGAACAACGGAGCTATTTGGGTTAGTCCGATCCTGGATATTCAAATGGGACGGGAACAAGGCGATACCAACATGCGCCAATACTTAAACGTGCGCGGTGTCCGCCTGGAGGGAAGCATGAAGAACAAGGTCTTCTTCTCCGGCTCTTTTTACGAAAACCAGGCTATTCTGCCTTATTATTTACAGCAATATGTAACAAATCGGGGCGAATTTTATCCGAATAGCGCTGATTCAAGCTATTACCAGGTGAATGCTGTTATTCCGGGAAGCGCACGCACCAAACCTTTCAAAACCAACGGTTTCGATTATGCCTATGCAACGGGAATGGTGCAATGGCAGGTATTGAAAAGCTTATCAGTTTCTGTTGGGAACAATCCTGTTTTTATCGGGAGTGGTTACCGGTCGGTGATTTATTCCGACAATTCATTGCCGACGATGAATTTCCGCATCAATTACTCCCTGGGTAAAAAGTGGAACTTCCAGATGATCCGCATGCAGGGATTGAACATGCTGCGCGTTCCGTATTCCGCAAACGGGGAAGCACTGTATGAACGCAAGGCGCTGAGCATCGGAACGATCTATTTCCAGCCGACCGAACACTTAAGAATAGGATTGGTTGAAGGCGGAACCTGGACACGCGGAGATTCCATTCAGAAACAAGCTGTTGAAGGCGGGTTCTACATTCCCATCCCGGGAGCTGCAACGATCCAGCAAGGAATCAACGGAAAAAGCTATGGGTATCTGGGATTGGACCTGAACTGGCGATTCTGGAAAGTCCTTTTATACGGTCAATACGGAAGAAATCCATATTCCAAATCGAGTGATGTGGGGCAAATCGGGATTCGCTACTGGCCGTTCAAATCTCCGAACTACCTGGTTCACGTGGAATACAACCACACAGCTGCAAATGCTTACCAATCTTCCAATCCACGGATCAATTACAGCAATTTCAACCTTCCGGTCGGGCATCCGATGGGAGCCGGAGTGGACGAAGTTGTTTTGAGGATCCGCGCGGAATGGAACCACTTGTTTATTAGCTCATCGACCAATTATTACATCAATCAATCCGGTAATTACCGGCAATTGCTTCCCGTTTATGAAACAAACCCGGGGGTGAACCAGCAGGTATTTTATGAAAACCTGGAATTGGGATATAATTTCAACCACATTTACGGCCTGGAAATTTTCGGTTCAGCCAAATTGCGCATGGTCAACAATCCTTTACAAAACGCACAATCTTACTGGTTCAACATCGGGATCCGGACCGCTCTTAACAATCATTATTTCGACTTCTGATGCGATACCTGATTCACATAGCAGTTTTATTTATTGTTCTCACGGGGCATTCCCAGGGAACAATAGACCGAATCCGTTATTTGAACCTGAAACCGAATATCGCGGACTCCAGAATGATCCATCATTCGGTGCAGCCGATGATCCGCTATACCGGAGCAAAAACGATTAAAACAGATACACTCGTTTTCGATGGCGATACCTCTATTTTTAATGCTTATTTCAGCCCGAAAGGTTCCAAACGCGGTTTTGCCATTCTTCCGGCAACCGACAGTTATTTCCAATACGACACCGCCATCAGTTATCGTGCAGCAGTTGGTTTTAACTTTGAAAAGACGTGGGGAAAATGGTACAATCGTACCTTGCTGACTTCCGGCTGGAGCTTGCGCGAAGATTACACGCAAACTCACGTTGCCTTTTCTCCTTTACAGGACAGAAGTTCATTCTGGTTCACGGATATCCGCACGCGTTTCGGGTATACGCCCGGCGACATGCTCCACATCAGCGCTGGAATCGACAACCAGTTTTTCGGGGAAGGATACCGCTCATTGATCCAGGGAGACCAGGTTGCCCCCAATCCGTTTGTCCAGTTCCGCGTGAATTTCTGGAATTTAGAATATGGTCTTCTTTACCAGTTCTTACATGATAATAATTACGCAAATAAAACCCGCGACTGGAAATACAATACCACGCATTACCTGAGCATGAACATCGGTCAGAATTTCAATATCATGTTATTGGAATCGGTCATTTTCCAATCGAAAGACAGCACTTACAAACGTGGTTATGAGGTCGAATACCTGAATCCGTTCGTATTTTTCCGCCCACAGGAATATAGTTTGGGATCTACAGATAACGTGTTGCTGGCTTTGCAATCTTCCTATTATTTCTCACAAAAGAAGCACTGTGTGTACTTTCAGCTTCCGCTGGACGAATTTGTGTTGAAAGAGATCACTAAGCGCTCGAAATGGTGGGCGAATAAATACGCGGTGCAATTGGGTATCAAAGGGCGATTCAAACGCTGGTCTTACCAGCTGGAAGGAAATCTGGTCAGGCCCTATACTTTCTCCCATATTTCTTCCGGACAGAACAATGGTTCTCTGGGCTTGCCGCTCGGACATTACCTGGGAAGTAATTTTGCCGAACTGCTTGCAACGGCGCAAATTCCGTTCAAGCATTTTCAATTGACACTTTTCTCTTCCTTTTACCTGAAAGGATACGATGATTCAGCAATCAGTTACGGAGGCGATATTTACAAAAGCTATGTTTCCCATCCGAAGGAATATGGAAATACCATTGGCCAGGGAATTACCCAACGCACTGTTTCGCTGCAGGCAAATGCTTCCACTACTTTAAACAAACTGCAGATGGAACTGTATCTCCAGGCAGGATTGCAATACAGTTGGGGAGAGATGGGAACAAGTGCTACTCCGCTCATTTGCGCGGGAGTTCGCAGCAACCTGTTCAACGAACGCAAAATCCGGTAATAAAAAAGGGCCCTTCGACTATGCTCAGCGACCCTTTCTGTTTCATTTTAGTATACAAGACTTTTAGATCTGGATAGAGCCTACATTTTTTATCTGGCCCTTCGTAACCGTTACGTTTTGTATACTTTCCTGAGATGTTACCACTTCACCTTGTGCTTTCGCTTCAATGTTCAAAGTATATGTTCCGTCGGGAACACCTTTGATCATAAAATATCCGTTGCTGTTAATGAACGTACTTGCATTGTATGAAGCATTACTTAAAGTAATTGCTGCCTGCGAAGCTCCGCTTACCTGTCCCTGCACACCTGTCGACGGATCGACAATCTCTGCAATTACCGGGTTCAGTGTATAACCACCACCCGCTTGTGCAATGGATGAGCCAACGTTGAAATCCAGCAAAATACTTGCCGTTACACCGCTGCTAACCGTACAATGGATCGGAACTTCAACCTGTCCCTGGAAACTGGATCCGAAAGAAAGGTTTACCGTGTTTGAACCATTCGATCCGTTAAACGTTAAACTGTTCTCACCACTAAAAGTCAATTTTAGTTTGGTATATGTTCCCGGTTGAACAGTTGTTGCACTTGCAAGTGTAACCTCTGCCCCATTTGTCAAAGTCATGATGTTAATTTCATGGGAAGATTCATTGATGGTTACCCACCCGGAATTCTGGAGATAAGCTTCGATTTTCACGATTTCCACATTCAGCGCTACGAAATCACCCGGTGAATCGGTCATTCGAACTTCCATTTGTCCCTGAGAGACTTTATTGTCTTTCTTACATGATTGAATAGTGAATCCTGCACAAACAATCATCAACGTAAATACTAGTATCCTTTTCATAATCGTGTATTTTAATCCGGAAATGGGCTAAACGAAGTTTGTGCCAAAGGAATAATTGCAGCCTGCGAATTTGTGCGATTCGTCCGAAAAATAAAGGGGTTTCAGAATGATATAGGAATGGTGCCAAGAAGCGAACCGGTGTGTTTTCCGGTTCAATTTGAAAAGGCCGTTTTCAATTTGAAAAAGGAATTTTCAGGGCAAAAAAAAAGAGGGAGGCTTACCACTTCCTCCCTCAAACTAACACACCTATGACCCGATTTTTGAGAATCCATGTTTGGATCTCATAACCTGATACAGAACAAAGATATCTTTAAAGTTAAATGAAACCTTCAGGAATTAATAAGAGGTAAGAACCAAGTAACATTTGGTTCATTTTAAAGAATACTTGAAATAATTATTATCTAAAATCAATCTAATTTATACCTGTTTTGAAATTTTGAATTCGAGTTGGGTACAACTTGGCAAGTTGATGCTTACATTTGCACCATCTTTAAAAAGAGTAATTATGGGTATTGGCAAAAAAGTGAAGATGTACATGAATTTCACCAAATTCAGACTCTCAGCCCTTGTTATTCTATCGGCACTTTCCGGATATTTATTTGTTGGCGGTCGTGACGGACTGGAAATGACCTACTTAATACTTGGTGGTTTATTGGTAACTGCTGCCTCCAACGGATCCAATCAAATCTGGGAACGCGAACTGGATGTTTTGATGAACCGTACCGGGAAAAGACCGCTTCCCATGGGAGAAATGTCTGTTAACGAAGGATTAATTGTCATCGCACTTTGTTTACTTCCGGGATTGTGGATGCTTTATCAATTGAACCTGGGTTGCATGCTTCTTGGTTTAGCCGCATTTGTCTCTTACGTTTTTATTTATACCCCGATGAAGCGCATTTCTACATGGGCTGTTTTTGTGGGGGCATTTCCCGGAGCACTTCCTCCAATGATCGGAGCTGTTGCCGGATCCGACAGCTTTGGTTTGGTGCCGGGCGTATTGTTTTTCGTGCAATTTGTGTGGCAATTCCCGCATTTCTGGGCCATTGCCTGGGTGGTTTACGATGATTACCAGCAAGCAGGATTTTCCTTACTGCCTTCCAAACAGGGAAGAACCAAAGGATCGGCTTTCCAGATCATGATCTACTCACTGGCATTGATTCCGTTTTCATTATTGCCATGGCTGATGGGCTGGACAAGCGACATTACTTTAATAGTAGCCGGAAGTTTTTCCATCTTATTCTTCCTTCAAGCTTATAAATTATTCCTAAGCCTTACTATTGCCGATGCCCGGAAACTGATGTTTGCATCTTTTATCTGGTTACCGGTTGTTCAATTTTTATATGTGTTCGACAGAAAGCTTCCTGAAATTATGGACGCTTTGTGGCAGCACGGTACTCTTTTTTAAAAACGTATGTCACAAATTGATTACGACAAAGAATTAACTCCCGAGGTTCGGGAGAAAATGAAAAAAAATCTCATCTACGTAGGGATTTTCGGTATCATCATGTTGTTTGCGGGTTTATCCTCCGGATACATTGTAAGCGCAGGAGATACTTTTTGGGTGAAGTATAATTTCCCGCCAGCATTCTATGTTTCAACAGCATTGATCGTACTGAGCAGTATGATTCTCTTTGTGGGCATCAAACTGGCTCAGAAAGGAAATCCGGGCATCCTGAAAACCATTGTTCCTTTAACTTTCATCCTGGGAGTCGGATTTGCTTATTTCCAGTTTAAAGGATATAAGGAATTGTACCAGAACGGGGCATTTTTATCTTCCAAAATCACTGTTTCCGAGGGCCGTTACGGGTCTTATTACGAACTTCAGGTAGATGGAAAATACATGGAGGTAGACGGAAATGATTACCTGATAGCCGGGAAGCTGGTTTCGGAAGAACAGAAAAAACAAATCAGTGCATTCGCAAAGCAGTTTGAACGAATCACTAAAGAAAAGCATCCGAAAATTGCTGATCTGGACAAATACACCATTCTTTACAAACACCAGGCAGTAAGCCTGAAAGATGGAAAATTCTATGTCCAGGATACGGTCGAATTACAACATGTAGACCTGATCCGGCTGGAGGAATTTTCCTGGCATATCCGCGACGGAAGGGGTGATTTTTTCCATTCCGGGAAATATGGAAAAGACTTTAAGATCTATTACAAAAACCAGGAACTGGATTACAAAGACCGGACACTTTATTATAAAGGAGTTCCGCTAAGTGCGCCGCTTCAGCTCAAGATGGATTCCTCTTCGGACACAGCAACATCCTACCTGTATATCCTCACTTTTTTACACCTGTTACATATTTTGGTAACGCTGATTTTTGTTTTAAAGGCTTCAATTCGTTCATTCTCAGGTAAATTAGCAGTTGATAATTTCCTTCCTGTACGCACCCTTGCTATTTTCTGGCATTTTTTAGGCGTATTATGGATTTATTTATTGCTTTTTTTGCTTTTTATTCATTAAACTTGCACAAAAAATTGTAAAATGGCTGGACACGCTACAACACACGTCGACGCAGCAACCGCTTGGGGCGGGAAGACTTCACCGTTTAACGTAAGTTACGGTAAGTTAATGATGTGGTTTTTCTTGGTATCGGATGCATTGACATTCGGTGGATTGTTAGTTGCTTATGGTTATACGCGCCACACTACACAGAGCGCATGGCCGATCGGTGAAGAGACTTTTGACTCCTTGCCTTTCTTAGGTCACGGTTATCCATTGATGTACGTTGCATTGATGACCTTCATTTTGATCGTATCATCCGTAACGATGGTATTGGCGGTTGAAGCCGGTCACCGAATGGACAAAAAAGGTGTTATGAAGTGGATGATCGCTACGATCATCGGTGGTTTCTTCTTCCTGGGTTCTCAGGCTTGGGAGTGGTCTCACTTCATTCACGGTTCTCATTTCGGAAGCGTTGAAATCCTTTCCGGAGAGCACACAGGTTCACGTGCAATCGTAAAAGGTCATTTCGGAGAGTTGGAAAGCTTTACAGTTGTTGAAGCAGGAAGACACCACAAAGTAGGTGATGTGATCAAAGAAACTCCGGACGAATTGTTCCACCATTTCCGCACAGCGGTTATGAACGGACAAGTGAAAGACGGAAAAATCACTTTGCATGACGGTTCAGTTGCTACCTGGAAAAAACACAACGACGAGCACATGGAATTGATCATCAAAACGGATGGAACAGGTCATTCTTTATCAAAAGTGACTAAGATCCACGGAAAAGATGCTGAAGTGAAATACTGGGAGTCTGTTAACTCCGGAAAAAAAGGAGCGATCATTTACGGTGCTGATTTGAAAAGCAACGAGTACGGTCCATCCCAATACGGACAATTCTTCTTCTTCATTACAGGATTCCACGGATTCCACGTATTCTCAGGAGTTGTTATTAATATCTTGATCTTCTTAGGTGTTTCCCGTGGTACTTACCACAAGCGCGGACACTATGAAATGGTTGAGAAAACAGGATTGTACTGGCACTTTGTCGATTTAGTATGGGTGTTCGTATTTACATTCTTCTACTTAGTTTAATTTTTTGAAAGACATAGATCATGGAAAGAGACGATATTATTGAATACTCATTAGATGCTCACCATAGCGAAGAACAAGGAAAGAAGATTCGTCGCAAAATTTGGTTGGTAACGGCGATCCTTACTGTAATTACAGCATTTGAAGTAGCTGTAGGAGCAATGGTTCACCAGGACAACCCAATGTGGTGGATCGTGAAATTGTTGTTCATCGGATTGACATTATTGAAAGCAGGTTACATCGTATTGGTGTTCATGCACCTGGGTGACGAGAAAAAAGTATTGAAGTACTGCATCCTTGTTCCGTATTTTATATTCATTATTTACCTGATTTTCATCGCGCTGACGGAGGCTAACGCAGTCCACACAGCATGGGAAACATACGGAGGATAGTTTTCATTTAATTCATTTTTAGCCAATGGCTAAGTCAAATTCTAAGGCCGGTTCGTTAAGATCAGTGTTCGCACTACTGCTTCTATTCGGACCGGCTCTTATTTTAATATTCATTTCCACCCGGGGTTGTGAACACAAATTCAAGGAGCTGGATGATTACGGGCCCATTCCGGCATTCTCCTTTACGGATGCGAGAGGAAAGGTCTATACCAACAATTCTTTTAAGAACAAGATCGTTATTTATACCACGATCCAGCCTTCCTGCCCGGATTCATGTGGTGTTACTATCTGGCATCTGGACCAATTGATTTACCAGAGACTGCGTGAAAACAAGAAAAGACTGGGTCACGTGAAAATAGTTTCTGTGCTGACAGATGGTATCGGCAACCCGGATAAACGCTTGAAAGACGTGGAATATATGCTGAAAGATCGCGTGGAAGGGTTTGATCCTTCGATCTGGATTATTGTCACCGGCGATGCGAAATCCCTTTACAAC encodes:
- a CDS encoding 3'(2'),5'-bisphosphate nucleotidase CysQ; amino-acid sequence: MVTSEIQSFIPVVLKACVDASKAIMGVYETDFDPSLKNDGSPVTKADLLSNAIIKSALEQTGIPVIMEEIINSPYEIRKNWETVWVVDPLDGTKEFIKKNGEFAICVALVHQNQPVLGFITAPAKEEILFGGKEFGTSFLSFDQVEQQEHWKTIHPKTETNTPLRISGSRSHHSGNDLKFNESMRQIFGEVEFTKMGSALKFFDLALGKADVYPRFAPTMEWDIAAGQAIIEALGGSVVHAETDQPLRYNKENLYNPYFIVKTKPVIERLTK
- a CDS encoding DUF4382 domain-containing protein, which produces MKRILVFTLMIVCAGFTIQSCKKDNKVSQGQMEVRMTDSPGDFVALNVEIVKIEAYLQNSGWVTINESSHEINIMTLTNGAEVTLASATTVQPGTYTKLKLTFSGENSLTFNGSNGSNTVNLSFGSSFQGQVEVPIHCTVSSGVTASILLDFNVGSSIAQAGGGYTLNPVIAEIVDPSTGVQGQVSGASQAAITLSNASYNASTFINSNGYFMIKGVPDGTYTLNIEAKAQGEVVTSQESIQNVTVTKGQIKNVGSIQI
- the cyoE gene encoding heme o synthase — encoded protein: MGIGKKVKMYMNFTKFRLSALVILSALSGYLFVGGRDGLEMTYLILGGLLVTAASNGSNQIWERELDVLMNRTGKRPLPMGEMSVNEGLIVIALCLLPGLWMLYQLNLGCMLLGLAAFVSYVFIYTPMKRISTWAVFVGAFPGALPPMIGAVAGSDSFGLVPGVLFFVQFVWQFPHFWAIAWVVYDDYQQAGFSLLPSKQGRTKGSAFQIMIYSLALIPFSLLPWLMGWTSDITLIVAGSFSILFFLQAYKLFLSLTIADARKLMFASFIWLPVVQFLYVFDRKLPEIMDALWQHGTLF
- a CDS encoding cytochrome c oxidase subunit 3 is translated as MAGHATTHVDAATAWGGKTSPFNVSYGKLMMWFFLVSDALTFGGLLVAYGYTRHTTQSAWPIGEETFDSLPFLGHGYPLMYVALMTFILIVSSVTMVLAVEAGHRMDKKGVMKWMIATIIGGFFFLGSQAWEWSHFIHGSHFGSVEILSGEHTGSRAIVKGHFGELESFTVVEAGRHHKVGDVIKETPDELFHHFRTAVMNGQVKDGKITLHDGSVATWKKHNDEHMELIIKTDGTGHSLSKVTKIHGKDAEVKYWESVNSGKKGAIIYGADLKSNEYGPSQYGQFFFFITGFHGFHVFSGVVINILIFLGVSRGTYHKRGHYEMVEKTGLYWHFVDLVWVFVFTFFYLV
- a CDS encoding cytochrome C oxidase subunit IV family protein, translating into MERDDIIEYSLDAHHSEEQGKKIRRKIWLVTAILTVITAFEVAVGAMVHQDNPMWWIVKLLFIGLTLLKAGYIVLVFMHLGDEKKVLKYCILVPYFIFIIYLIFIALTEANAVHTAWETYGG
- a CDS encoding SCO family protein — its product is MAKSNSKAGSLRSVFALLLLFGPALILIFISTRGCEHKFKELDDYGPIPAFSFTDARGKVYTNNSFKNKIVIYTTIQPSCPDSCGVTIWHLDQLIYQRLRENKKRLGHVKIVSVLTDGIGNPDKRLKDVEYMLKDRVEGFDPSIWIIVTGDAKSLYNIKHNGQTLLQEDKKYFGGFGFQELMLLSDKSNHLRMVLPGKTESTIRTMRDHMALLEKEYDIKAYKLKKKKEKA